From Candidatus Poribacteria bacterium, one genomic window encodes:
- a CDS encoding ankyrin repeat domain-containing protein, which yields MGKNQRLEPSLVEEFVGKAHGDFQRVKQLLNQEPALINATWDWGEGDWETALGAAAHTGSRDIAEYLLDRGARLDIFAATMLGYTEIVRAFVAQRPDSLSLLGPHGIPLIAHAEVGGAEAAEVLVFLKNQMKD from the coding sequence ATGGGGAAGAATCAGAGGTTAGAACCCTCTCTCGTTGAGGAGTTCGTTGGCAAGGCTCATGGAGATTTTCAACGGGTCAAGCAATTGCTTAATCAAGAACCTGCACTCATTAACGCTACGTGGGATTGGGGTGAAGGAGATTGGGAAACGGCACTTGGTGCTGCCGCCCATACAGGGAGCAGAGATATAGCGGAGTACCTACTCGATCGTGGTGCCCGTTTGGATATTTTTGCAGCTACGATGCTCGGGTATACCGAAATCGTTCGGGCATTTGTCGCTCAGCGTCCAGATTCTTTGTCACTTCTCGGTCCCCATGGCATCCCCCTGATTGCGCATGCCGAGGTGGGCGGTGCCGAGGCAGCTGAGGTGCTGGTATTTCTCAAAAATCAAATGAAAGATTGA